GTCAAACGGGAAAAGCCCGCAACGGCCACTCGAACGGTAACCCGACTACCGTCGTTCCTGCCGCACGGACCGGCCACCTGCCCCCGCCCCGCCCCCTCGATCCCCCGTCCCACCTGCTGCCGCGCCCCGCGCGTGTGCAGCTGCGGATCACGGCGGGGGCGCGGGAAGCGGTACGGGTCACAGGGGCGGAAGGCGAGGGGCGGCGCCGGGCCGGATGCGACCGGGTTCACATCCGGGGCCGCTCCCGGGCCGCGCGCCGGCCGCCTCCTCAGCCCGAGGCGGGCTCCAGGAAGCCCTGCTCGACCAACAGCCGGATCTGCGCGGGCGTGCGGTCGCGCAGCAACACCGGGTCCTCGCCCATGAGTTGGGCGATCGCGTCCAGGATGCGCCCGGCGCTGAGCGTGCCGTCGCAGACCCCGGCGAAACCGGCGCCGACGGTGTCCACCTTGGTGGCCCTGCGCATCCCGCGGTGCTGGCGCAGCACCACGTGCTCCGGGTCCTCGGCCCCCGGCAGCCCCACCTGCTCCTGCACCACTTCGGCCGCCAGCTCGAAGTGGGCCTCCAGGAGCGCCGCGTCGTCATGTGCGCGCAGATAGTCCTGGCGCATGAAGTGGGCGTGCACGGTGTCGCCGAGCGGCTGCTCCACCGGGTGCGGCCAGTCCTCGACGGTCACCGAGGGCTCGGCCGTGCCGTTGCGGCGCAGCGTGATCCAGCCGAATCCGACCGCCTTGGTGCGGCGCGCCTCGAACTCCTCCAGCCAGGCGTCGTACCGCTGGGCGTACGCCGCCGGGTCCGCGAGGTGGTCACCCGCGTCGCGCAGCCACAGCTCCACGTACTGCGTGATGTCCTGCACCTCGCGCTGCACGATCCACGCGTCGCACCCGGCCGGTACCCAGGAGCGGACCCGCTCCGTCCAGTCCTCGCCCTCGACGTGCTGCCAGTTGGCCAGAAACTGTGCATACCCCCTCTCGTTCAGCCGTGCCCCCGCCTGCTGAACGAGCGTGCGGCACAGATCGTCCCCGCTCATCCCGCCGTCCCGGTAGGTGAGCCGGGCGCCGGGCGAGATCACGAACGGCGGATTCGACACGATGAGGTCGTACGTACGGTTCGCGACCGGCTCGAACAGCGAGCCCTCGAGGAGTTCCGCCTCGGGCGCCCCGGACAGCGCGAGCGTCAGCCGGGTGATCTCCAGGGCCCGCGGGTTGAGGTCGGTCGCGGTGAGGCGGGTCGCGTGCTGCGCGGCGTGCAGGGCCTGGATGCCGGAGCCGGTACCGAGGTCCAGGGCCGAGTCGAGGGGGGTGCGCACGGTGATCCCGGCGAGCGTGGTCGAGGCGCCGCCGACGCCGAGGACCACGCCTTCCGCGCCACTGCCGATGCCGCCCGCGCCGCCCACCGCGCAGCCCAGGTCGGAGACGATGTACCAGTCCTCGCCGCCCGGACCGCCGTACGGACGCACGTCCACCGCGGCCGCGACCTCGCCGGAGCCGGTGGCCACCAGCCAGCCGCCCTCCAGGCAGGCGTCCAGGGGCAGCACCTCGGCCACCCGCCCGCGCGGGGCGGGCTGCTGGAGCAGGAACAGCCGGACCAGGGTCTCCAGGGCC
This is a stretch of genomic DNA from Streptomyces sp. NA04227. It encodes these proteins:
- a CDS encoding methyltransferase, which gives rise to MGRVSTSRSASLSLNLPNGDRGDIAVRLREALLAAEFTADGLLDLLGAPAYAALARSETVPALRVTRGDSALETLVRLFLLQQPAPRGRVAEVLPLDACLEGGWLVATGSGEVAAAVDVRPYGGPGGEDWYIVSDLGCAVGGAGGIGSGAEGVVLGVGGASTTLAGITVRTPLDSALDLGTGSGIQALHAAQHATRLTATDLNPRALEITRLTLALSGAPEAELLEGSLFEPVANRTYDLIVSNPPFVISPGARLTYRDGGMSGDDLCRTLVQQAGARLNERGYAQFLANWQHVEGEDWTERVRSWVPAGCDAWIVQREVQDITQYVELWLRDAGDHLADPAAYAQRYDAWLEEFEARRTKAVGFGWITLRRNGTAEPSVTVEDWPHPVEQPLGDTVHAHFMRQDYLRAHDDAALLEAHFELAAEVVQEQVGLPGAEDPEHVVLRQHRGMRRATKVDTVGAGFAGVCDGTLSAGRILDAIAQLMGEDPVLLRDRTPAQIRLLVEQGFLEPASG